In Bacteroidota bacterium, the genomic stretch ATGCTCAATGCGTGCCCGAGTTCTGGATTCCATTGTATTTTGCGCTTTTTGTTCATCAGTCAGTTTCTTATAGCGATAACCTTTCTTGTGAACACGGTTCTGCATTCCTGCTGCTTTGATTAACTGGTCACAACGCTTGCCAGTATATGCGCTGTCTCCCCATAAGGGTTG encodes the following:
- a CDS encoding IS5/IS1182 family transposase, translated to QPLWGDSAYTGKRCDQLIKAAGMQNRVHKKGYRYKKLTDEQKAQNTMESRTRARIEHVFGFQWICLDAAGLIRLIGFHRCAMAIALRNTIYNFFRAIFLIKSKKLAITL